GTCCGGATGAACGAGTCCATCGGACTCCACGGGCTGACCGTGCTGCGCGCCCTGGCCGATCAGGCGGACGGCCGCCCCCTCCAGATCCTCACCCACTGCAACGCCGGCTGGCTGGCCACGGTTGACTGGGGGACCGCTCTGGCACCGGTCTACAAGGCCCACGCCGCCGGAATCCCCATCCATGTCTGGGTGGGTGAAACCCGACCCCGCAATCAGGGAGCGGCCCTGACCGCCTGGGAGCTCGAAAGCCATGGAATTCCCCACACTCTGATTGTCGACAACGCCGGGGGACACCTGATGCAGACCGGGAAGGTGGATCTCTGCCTCGTGGGCACGGACCGGACCACCGCTTCGGGCGATGTCTGCAACAAGATCGGCACCTACCTCAAGGCGCTGGCCGCCCACGACAACGGAGTTCCCTTTTACGTCGCCCTGCCCTCCCCAACCGTCGACTGGACGCTCGGAGACGGACGGCGCATCCCGATCGAAGAGCGCAGCCCGCGGGAAGTCACCCACCTCCGCGGCCTGGACCCCGCCGGACGGGAGACGGAGATCCGGATCGCTCCGGAAGGCAGTCCGGCGGCCAATTACGCCTTTGACCTGACTCCGGCCCGATTGATCACCGGCCTGATCACCGAGCGGGGACTGGTCGCCGCATCCCGCGCGGCCCTTGCCGCCATGTATCCAGAATTCAAATATAGAGGGTCCCGACCGGATGACGATTGACTCCATCGGATTTGATGCCGACGACACCCTCTGGCACAACGAGGTGATCTTCGAGGAGACTCACGACCGTTACTGTGAGCTGCTTTCCCGCTACCATGATGCCCGCACCGTTGAGACGACTCTCCACCGGACCGAGATGCGCAATCTCGAGCTTTTCGGCTACGGAATCAAGGGGTTCGCCCTCTCCTCGATAGAGACCGCCATCCGCCTGACCGATGGGAAGATCAGCGCGGAGGAGATACGCTCCATTCTCGACCTGGCCAAGGCGATGATGCGCCATCCGGTCGAGCTCCTCCCGGACGCCGCGACGACCGTGCGCCGACTGGCGCAGGACCACCATCTCATCCTCATCACCAAGGGTGATCTGCGCGATCAGCAGCGCAAGATCGCCAAATCGGGCCTCGCCGGCTACTTCACCCACACCGAAGTCGTTGCCGAGAAGGACCGGGAAACCTATGCGCGCATCCTCGAACGCGCCCGGGTCAGGCCGGAACGCTTCGTCATGGTCGGCAATTCGATCAAGTCGGACATCCTGCCGGTCCTCGACCTGGGCGGGATCGGCGTTCACATCCCCTACCAGACGACCTGGGTGCACGAAAGGGCGGAAAGCCCGGAGAACCATGATCGGTTCTTCGAGCTCGCCTCAATGACCGGACTGCCGGAACTGGTATCGCGACTCAGCTCAGGACATACTGCCACTGGGCCTCGCGGGCCGAACGGGCGGCCTTGAGGGCCCCGATGGCCACGTAACGCTGGTAATCCTTGCCGGCCGGCCGCACCTTCGGATTTTCGTAGCCCTCTTCCACCAGGTGCCTCTGCAGTTCAGTGTCGATTCCCTTGATCTGGCTGCCTCCCCCGGTGATGATGATGTTCTGGAGCATCTGCTCGATCGAGTCTCCCGAAGCCCGTGCGATCAGTGCCTTGGTCGCCTGAAGAACCCGGTGGAAGAGATCATTGCAGGCATTCCCGATGACATCGCCCAACTCGATTGTCCGGGCCTTGCCGCCGATGAGGACCTTGACGTCGATCGGCTTGCGGCTGGCGCCCACGTAGGCGTGCTCCTCCTTGATGGAACGCACCTTGAGCAGAGAAAGGCCGCTTTCCGGATACTGTTGGTTGATGGCGGCGAGGATCTTCTCGTCGATCGAATCGCCGGCCAGGGGGAAACTGATCTGATCCTCGGCGGTCGGAAAGACCCCCTGGACAAGGCAGAGATCAGTCGAGCCCGCTCCGATATCCACAAAAAGAGAGTTGTTGACCGGGTCCACGTAGTTCGGCTGACCGACCCGGGCGTCATCACGGACTCCCAGGGCTGCGAGGAATGGCTCCGGAATGACGAGAATCCGGTCAAAGGAACCCGCCACGGCATAGCGGAGATCCTCCCGGGCCTGATGCCCCGCGTTGGCGGGAAGACCGATGACCGCCCGGATCTCGGCGTCGCCCGACGGATCGACGAGCTGCCGGACATGGGCAACAAAGGTCTTTGCAGCCTCCCGCTCCTGGATGACGCCGTCACCAAGCGGATTGACCAGCCGGACGTGCAGCTTGTTCTTGAGCGCTTCCTCGCCGAAGAGAACCACGGCGTTCCCCGGGATGATCCCGTTGATGATGCCTTCTTTCACGTACCCGACCACCGTGGGCACAATCTTGCCCAGCTGGATGTCGTCGGAATCGGCCGCACCCGTGATGATGCTCGACTTGTTGGTCCCGAAATCGAATCCCAGGACAATGGGTTTGCCCGACGCCTTCCTGACGGTCTGCGGGGAGGGCGATGGTTTGGCGGAGGCGGCGGCCTCGCCGGCTTTGGCGGGTTCTGGTGTACTCATGGTGCAGTGACGGTTGCTTGTATGGTTTTGAGTTGGTTGGCCGGGCTGAAAGACCGGTCGCGAAAGCGGATTCGGCCGCCAGCTTGGGGAAAAGCGGCCCGGTTGCCAGCCTCTTTCCTGCCCGGATCGATCCGGCCGACTCAGGCGCCGAAATCGTATACCACGAAGCGTTTGACGTGCGGTTTCACACATTCCTCGATGAAACGGACATGAAGGGGATGTGACTGATAAAGGTCCGCCGCCGCCTGGTTCTCAAAGGTCATCGAGATGGCCACCGCGAAACTGTCGTCGACCACGCCCCGCGGGCTCGGCACTGCCACGCCGCTGCGAAACTCCAGGACCCCGGGTATCGGCCCGAGAAGATCCCGCGCCCCGTCGGCGACTTTCCTGCGATTCTCCTCCATGGGTTTGTCCGTCCAGAAGACGACTACGTGTGTGATCATGCCCCACTCTGACGAACCCGGCAGCCCGGTGGCAAGCGCGTCGTCCGCGGATGCCTGCTCCCTTCGACCGGCTCCAGGCTCCGGCCCCGGTGCCCGATTCAGGGTTGGCAGCCGGCTCCCGGGTCCGCAGATTGGGGTCATGGTGACCATCCGACCGGCTCAGCCGACTGATATTCCCCGTCTTGTGGACTTCAATCGGGCCCTCGCCCTCGAAACCGAGGGCCACGAACTGGCGGAAGCCACCCTTGAGCGCGGAGTCCGCCGATTGATCGAAAGGCCGGAGTACGGTTTCTATACCGTGGCAACCCGACCCGACGATCCCAGCGAGGTGATCGGATGCACCCTGATCACCTTCGAGTGGAGTGACTGGCGGGACGGCCTTATCTGGTGGATCCAGAGCGTCTACGTGGAGAAGGAATGGCGGGGCCGGGGCGTCTTTCGTGCCCTTCTCGATCACCTTGAAAAGCGGGGCCGGCAGGATCCCGAGGTCCGCGGCCTCCGGCTTTATGTCGAGGATGAGAACCATCAGGCCCACCGGACCTATGACCGGCTCGGGCTCCACTCCGCCCGCTACACCGTCCGGCAAAAGCTCTTCGATCCCGGGTGATTCTCACGGAAGCCCCGAAAAAGCCGCAACTTTTCCGTTTCCACTCGTGTAATGAACCCGGACTCTCTCCGGTCGACCGTACTTGCCCGGCGCTACTGCCAACGCTAGACCTGGACAATCGAGCTCCCCCCATGGACTCCCCGATCATCGAAACCAAAGGACTGACGAAACGCTTCGGCAATGTCGTCGCCCTCGATCGGGTGGACCTGGCCGTTCAACCGGGCCGGATCGGCCTGCTCGGTCCCAACGGGGCCGGCAAGACCACCCTGATCAAATGCCTCCTCCAGCTCGAAAACATCACCGAGGGATCGGCCCGGCTGCTCGGCTTCGAGGTGGGATCGGACGGCCGCGAGGCCCGGACCCGCGCCGGCTACGCGCCCGAGATCGACTGCCACATACCCGGCATGGCCGGTTGCGAGTATGTCACTTATTGCGCCCAGCTGAGTGGGCTGCCGTTTGCCGATGCCCGCCAACGGGCCCACGAGATGCTCGATTTCGTCGGCATGGGTCAGGAACGCTACCGACAGATCGATTCCTATTCGACCGGAATGCGCCAACGCGTCAAACTCGCTCAGGCCATCGTTCATGACCCCCAGCTCCTCTTCCTCGACGAGCCGACCAACGGTCTCGACCCCAAGGGACAGGAGAAAATGCTCGAACTGATTCATGAACTGGGCACCCGCCACGGCATGAGCATCGTCTTCTCCTCCCACCTGCTCCATGAGGTCGAGCAGGTCTGTGAGCAGATCATCATCATCGGCAAGGGGCGCGTCCTCGTCCACGACGCCCTCCAGAAACTGCGTGAACAGAGGGAGGGGGCCGCCGAAATTTCCCTGGCCGGCCGGCAGGAAGAGACTCTGGCCGCCTTCCGGGCGCGGGACTGGCCCTGCCAGACCCTGATCAATGGGAATCTGCGGGTTGAACACCATTCCGACTCCCTCAACCCCATCCTTGAGGTCCTTCGGGAAATCGGAGTCACCCCCATCGAAATGATTCCCAGTCCCAACGCGCTTCAGGAACATTTCATCGAGGCTCTGAAGACGGCCGGATCATGAGCCCCTCGCTTCTCGACGTCGGCTACCGACACTGGAACGGCACCGTCCGGCCGGTCTGGGCCCGTCGTGCCACCGTCGCCGGCCATACCCTGCGATCCTGCCTTCACGGCCGGTTCATCCGCTTCCTCCTCGGCATCTCCTGGGTGCTCAGTCTCGCCACCGTCGCCGCTTATTTCGCGATCGGCCAGATCCTCGTCCCCGATGGCCTCCTCCAACCCCTGATCAATCTCCTCCCCGGTCGCGGCCGGCAGGTGGTGGACGGCGTCTCCGCCTGGCTCGCCCTCTATCCCGATATCACCGTTCGCGCGGTCGCCGGTTTTCTTCTCCTCCATCTCTCCGGTCTGCTGAAAACCATTTCCTTCCTCATCATCACCATCACCCTTCCACGCCTGATCACCCGGGACCTGGCCAGCAATGCCATCATTGTCTACTCCTCCCGGGCCATCAGCCGGCTCGACTACCTCCTGGGAAAACTGCTCGGGCTTCTCGGCGTGCTTTCCCTCTGCTGGCTGGGACCCGTCATTGCTGTCTGGATACTTGGCAACGTCGTCGCCCCGGATTGGGCCTTCTTCTGGCACTCCCGCAGCGGCCTCGGCCATGCCCTCATCGCCATCATCCCCGCAATGACCGCTACCGCGCTCGTTGTCCTGGCCATCTCCGCCCTCTCATCGAACGGCCGGGTCACCGTCGCGACCTGGCTTGGCTTCTGGCTTCTGCCCGTGGCCCTCGTACCCCTCGCCCGACTGACCCGACCCTGGCTGGCCTACCTGAGCTTCAGCCACGATGTCGAGCAATGGTCGCTCGCTGTCTTCCTGCCCTACCGCGACTTCGCCCGGGCCCGCGATTCCCTGCCCTTCTTCAATATTGTGTTCGGCGGCGTCGATTCATCGGCCATCCAGTCGTGGGGCGAGGTTCCCCTGCTCGCGCCGGGCATCGGCCTGCTCCTGGCCGCGACGCTCGCCATCCTCATTCTCTTCCGGAGGATCCGGACCCGATGAATGCCGTCATCCAGGCCGAGAACCTCAGCCGCTTCTACGGCATCGTCATGGGGCTGAACAATATCTCCTTCGCGATCGAACCCGGCCTGACCGGACTGGTCGGACCGAACGGGGCCGGCAAGACCACCCTCATCCGCCTCGTCACCGGGCAGATCCGTCCCAGTTCCGGCCGGCTGCACGTCTTCGGGCGCCCCCCGTGGGACCGGCCGGAGATCCTCGGCCGAATCGGTTACTGCCCTGAAGGCGACGCCCTGCATGGAGGTCTCACCCCGATCGACTGGCTCGTCGCGCTCGGCGGCCTCTCCGGCCTCGACCGAGCGAGCGCCCGGAGACGGGCGGAAGCAACCCTCGACCAGGTCGGCCTTGAACCGCTCCATCGCGGAAAACTCATCGCGGGTTTCTCCAAGGGGATGAAACAGAGGGTCAAACTGGCCCAGGCCCTGCTCCACCGGCCCGACCTCCTTGTCCTCGACGAACCGATGAACGGCCTCGACCCGATGGGCCGGCGGGAGATCGGCGACCTGCTCCGGGAGGAAGCGGCCCGCGGGGTTCACATCCTCGTCTCCAGCCACATCCTGCCCGAGCTCGAATCCCTCTGCGGACGACTTGTATTGATGAATTGGGGGCGCGTCCTCGCAGCCGGCAGCCGGCAAAGCATCCGCAATGAGCTGCAGACCTGGTCCGAGCGCGTCACCGTGCGCTGCGACCAGCCCGGCGCCCTCGCCCGCTCCCTTCTGCAACGCGGGCTCATCCGGGGATTCGAAATCGGGTCGGGCGGCGATTCGGTCTCCCTCGTTCTCGAACGGCCGGCCGAGTTTTACGACCAGCTCAACGATGCCCTCCTCGAAAGCGGAACCGCCATCCGGGAGGTCCGCAGCGAGACCCGCTCCCTCCACCAGATCTTCGAGCGCATGACCCGATGAAGCCCGCCGCCGAGACCCCAGCCCCACCCGCAGCCCAAACCGTCGGGACGGCCCCGATCGCGCCCGCCTTCGCCGGTATCTGGACGCTCGTCTGGAAATCGCGGGGCAGCCGCCGCCATTGGCCAAAGATCCTCGGCCTCCACCTCGGCCTTCCGGCCATCATCCTGCTCACCGGTGGACCGGATCGGATCGGGTCCTACCTTCAGGTCATCCTCAAGCTCCAACTGATGCTGGCGATGCCCCTGGTCTGCCTGGTCAACATGGCGGCTCCCATCCGTGACGAAGCCGCGGAAGGCACCCTGTGCTTCCTCTCGGTCCGTCCAATCAGGCGCGGAGTGTTCTTTCTGCTGCTTCATGCCGCCCACCTGCTCTGGCTGGAAATCCATTTCCTTTTCTCCGGCTTGCTTCTGCTCGGGGTGGGCTTCTGGCTGGAAGTCCCCGGACTGAGTCACCTGGTCGTCCCCCTGCTCCTCGCCCAGGCGGCCGGCGTTTTCGCGTTTTCCGGATTGAGTGCATTCCTCGGCCTGCTGACCCGCCGCTATCTCATCCTCGGCCTGCTTTACGGGGCAATTGTCGAAGTCGGCATCGGCGGTATCCCCACCAATATCAACGCCCTCTCCCTTGGCCATCACGTCCGGGTCATCGTCAGCGCCTTCCAGCCGGCCGGGGACCTGCTGAGGGCCAACCAGGGACAGGTCGGCCTTTCCCTCCTCGTTCTTCTGCTGGTGGGCCTGATCACGGCGGGGGCCGCTTCTCTCCTCTATTCGGCCCGGGAGGTTCCTCCCGGCCCGGAGGCCTGACCATGGACCGTATCCTCGATCGCGTGAAGTCTTCGGCACAATCCTGTAACCTCCCGGCCCCGGGAAGCGAATACCCGGATACACGTTCACCCCTGTCTCCCATGAAAACACTCACCTCCATTCTCGCCATCACCTCGGTCCTGGCCACCAGCCTTCCGGCCGAAAGCGTCCCTACCGAGACCATTTCGAAACAGGCGAAGTGGCTGATTCATCTCAACCTCGACGCCTTCCGCGACACCGCCATCGGTGCCGCTCTCTTCGAATCCGTGATCAAACCTAAGGCCGGGGAAACCCCGATGGGGTTCCGGATCAAGACCGAGGACATCTACCAGGGCATTCACGCCATCACCGCCTACGGCAACAGCTACCAGATCGACCAACAGTCGATCGGCGTCCTTCTCATCCGGACCGAGGCCAATCTCCGCTCGATCCTTGAAGCCGCCCTGATTCAGCAGGAAGCCGCCGGAGCGGAGGGAGCCGAGGTCAAAACCATCCAGACCGAGCCCTACCCGATCTACTCCGTCGCCGGCGGGCTTTTCGGCGCCGTCCTTCCCAGTAATGTCGTGGTCGTGAGCAAGTCCCTCGAACAACTGACCGCGGCCGTCGACGTGGTCGAGAACCGCTCCCCCGGACTCGATGAACGCAAGGGCGGCTTCCCGGGACTGAAGGGGGATGACCAGTCCTTCTTCCTTCTCGCGACCGCGGAAGGTTTCAATGAATCCAACATGATCCCGCCCCAGGCCCGCGTGCTCCAGCTCGCGGAATCCGCCCGCCTCGCCCTCGGTGAGATCAAGGACCGGATCGCCCTCAACCTGACCCTCGGAGCCCGCGACGAAACCACCCGCACCCAGCTCCAGAAGATCGTCGAAGGCCTTCTCGCCCTCGTCTCCCTCGGTCAACTCGACAACCAGGACCTCTCCGAAATCGTCTCCAGTACCGAGGTCATGAGCGACGGGAATGACGTTTCCGTCGGCATCAGCTATCCGGTTGACCGGGTCCTCGCTCTGGTTCAGAATTCCATCCGTCCACCCGCGGCGCCTCATCATATCCACGAACCCTCCGTCGAGATCAGTGGAGACAACGTCAAGATCCAGAGTGGCGAGACCACGATCGAGATAAAGAACCCTTGAAGTGGCCGGAACCGCCCAACAGGTCGAAAGCAGCGAAGAACTGGCGGAACGCTGCCAGGACGGCGACACCCGTGCCTATGCCACCTTGCTCGAACAATTCGGACCCAGGATTTTCGGCTTTCTTCTCAACCGCATCGGCAACGCCCACGACGCCGAGGACCTGACCCAGGAGGTTTTCGTGAAGGCCTACCGCAATATCCACAGATTCGATACGACCCGCCCCTTTGGGCCGTGGCTCTTCACCATCGCCCGCCGGACCGCCGCCACCTTCCACCGCCGGAGGAAGCCGACCGAGATCCTCGCTGAAGATACCGTCTCGGATGAAGCCGGCCCGCAGAATCGGGCCGAGAGCGAGGATGACTGCAGGCGGATCTGGGCCTTCGCCCGCACCCTGCGCCCACGCCATTTCGAAGTCCTCTGGCTCCGCTACCGGGAGGACTTCACCATCCCCCAGGTCGCCGAAAGCCTCGGGATCACCCTGCTCAACACCAAAGTCCTGCTCCACCGCGCCCGCGCCGAACTCGCCCGCAAACTCGAGGCCGCAGGATTCTACCATTCATCGCCATGATCTGTTTCACAAGACGATCGAAGATTTCATCCGCCATCGAGTCCGGCCAGGACCTCCCGGATGATCTGGCCGCCCATCTCGAAGTCTGCCCGTCCTGCCGCCGGTTCTTCGAACGACAGCGCGATCTCGTGAATCGCCTCCGGATTCCTGTCTCCGATTCGGCCCAGTACCCGGCAGGCCTCACCGCCGCCATCATGCGGGCCATCCAGCAACCGGAGGCTACCCGGACCAGTCGACCAGGTGAACGCCGACGGATTTCCCCCTGGCTGGCCCCCCTTTCCTTTGCCTCGGTCGCCCTCGCCGCCGCTCTCTTCCTGATTTTCCGGGAACCCGTTTCCAACCCGCCCGCCGTGGCCGACCTGGAAAGACCGATTTCGGCCGAAGTGGTCGCCGAAGAGACGGCACCGGCCGACTACATCCGAAGCTGGAGTGTCGCCATCAATCAACCGCTCGACACGGAACTCGACAGTGTGGTCGCCGATGCCCGTTCCGCCGTCCGCTTCCTCGCGGTCAATTTCCTGCCGGACTCCGAGAACACGGAGAGCCTTTGACCCCGGCCGGACGGGCTATCCGATGGTCAACATCTCCGCCTCGCTCAGGCGCCGGCCCACTGACCCGACAATCCTCGACAGCCCGTCTTCATCGAGGTCGGCGAGCTTGACCAGATAGGGATCCGGTCCCTCCCGGGCTGCGGTGCCCGTCCCGGCGCACTGACGGTTGCGGATCCAGAGCGCGAGGCCGAGCAGACAGGCCAGTCTGGGCACGTTGGGGGAGCGGGTGGGTGAGAGCTGGTAGCGGACGGCCTCGGTCATCGCGTCAGGAAATCCCCATAGCTCCAGCAAGGCCGCACCGACCTCAGCATGGTCGCATCCAAATCGCCGGCGTTCCCGCTCATCCAGGCCGGGCTCAAAGGGATTCCCCAACACAAGACGCTCAGGGCCTTCCGACTCGATTTCCTGGCTGACGAGTACCATTCCGACGGCGTGCAGCAAACCCGAGGTGTAGGCGGTATCTTCGCTTCGGTGTGTATGACTGGCCAATTCCTCCATCGCAAAGGCGCCCGCCAGGGAGGCGCGCCAGAGTGCACCCGGCGCCAGGCCGTAACAATGCAGCGGCCGGGCCAGAAGACGCCGGGCGACCGACTCCATGAGCAGGCGGCTGACCTCCCGGTATCCGATCCGGGCGACGGCCTCGTCCATACTGCCGATCCGGTTGCCTCTGGCGTGGACAACGCTGTTGGCCCGCTGGAGAATCCGGCCGGTCAGCCCGGGATCCAACTTGATCATGCCGAGGATCTCATCGGTGTTGGAATCGGGATTTCCCAGGAACTGTTGCAGCCTCGGCAGGAGCGGTCCCTGAACCGGAAGATTCACCCCCCGGGCAAGGATCGAATCCAGTCGATTGGCACTCTCACCGCGGCTTTCGGTCATCCCCATCTGGAATCATCCAACGGCATTCCCGATCGAAGATGAAGACCGCCTGTGAGACCTACAGGGAACGCCACCAGGCGCGGGAAGCTCGAATCGCCCTCCAAAAACACCAGCCCCCCGCGACCAGGTTGGCCAGCATGACGAGCATTCCCAGATCCGAAGCCTGATCGCCCCGACTCGGATAGAAAACCGCGTGATGCAAAATCAGCGACAGGTAGCCGAAGACCGTATAAACGGCGAACATGCCCGGGAACGATAATTGTGTTTCCGCCTTCATGGGAGTCTCCCTGTCTCTACTATCGGAATTCGCCGGCAGAATGCAAGCGACCCCTTCCCGATGAAATCCCGTTGATCTGGAAAACCCCCCGCCCTACTCTGGCCCCGATGAGTCAATTCCCATCCGGACTTTGGGCATCACAGCTTCTTCCGCCCGAACAGGTCCTTCACTGGCAATTCGGCCCCCTCACCGTCTGGATGGACTACCGCAATGAAGAACTGCGCGTGGCCACCTCGTACCAGGAACGCGGAAACGGGGACTGTTTCGCCCGACTCGAAGAGAATTCCCCCGAGTCCGGTGGCGTCGCCGAGCGGTTCGATCAGGAGGGAATCGAAATTCCCTTCCCCCACCGCACGCTTTACACCGGCGACGTCACCGCCCCTTTCCCCATCCGCATCGTCGAAAACCCCGCGGAATCCAAACCCGGACAGGCCTGAACCTCAAACGGCGTTTTTTGTGGCACAAATCCTCCGAAGAGCGGACTCACTCCCAGAAGGCAGCCTCGAAGTGATGAAACTCTCCCGCAACCTGATCCTGACATTCCTCGCCCTCGCCGGCTTGATCGCGGCCAAACCCCTATGCGCCCAATCCGGGGAGCCCGATCCCATTTCCGGCGAGAGCCTGGCCGAACGGAACCTGAAGGAACTCGTCCGGAAGGAACGCGCCATCTGGGCATCCCTCGAAGAAGCCACCAATGAGGAGGATATCGAAACCGCCAAGCCCAAATTCCAGGAGGTGCTGACCGGCTACGACGGCCTCGTCCGCGACAACCCCGAATTCGTGCCCGCTTTCGTGGCCTACGGATTGCTGCTGGCCAGGATCGATGAGATCAAGGCGTCCCGGGCCATCTTCATGCGGGCCAACCAGCTCGACCCCAACATCGCCGTGGTCAAGAACCAGCTCGGCAATTTCCTGGTGGAAGATGCCCTCTACAAGGAAGCCCTGCCCTACTATCTCGCCGCGATCGAACTCGAACCCAGGGAACCCCTCTACCATTACCAGCTGGGGACTCTGCTGACCGAGTTCATGCCCTACTTCATCCGGGACCGGCTCTACGACCGCAGGACGATCGAGACCGAGATGCAGGAAGCGTTCAGGCAGGCGGCCGCCCTCGACCCGGACAACTGGGCCTATGGTTACCGTTATGCCGAGAGTTTCTATGATCTGGAAGACCCGGATTGGGACAAGGCCATGACCGAATGGTCCCAATTGGAGCGGCGGGCCCGACCGGGAATCGAGCGCCAGACCATTCAACTCCATCAGGCCAATATCATGATCCGGCAGGGGCGCACCCTGGCCGCCCGTGACATCCTCGAGAAAATCGACGAACCGGTTCTCGCTTCCAACCGGCAGACCCTGGAGGACGAACTCGAAGGTCGGGTCAATCCGGACGGCGGGTGAACCCCGCAAAAAAAAGCGGGAGGCCCGAAAGCCTCCCGCTCGAGAGCAACCGAAACCCGGGAGACGTCAGCCGCCCGCTTTTTCCTGGAAAAGATGCACGTCGCGCTGCGGAAAGGGGATGCTGATCCCTTCCTTGTCGAAGCGCTGCTTGACCGCCTTCTGCATGTCGAAGAACAGTCCCCAGTAGTCGGCCTTGTTCACCCAGGGACGCACCGCAAAGTTGATCGAGCTGTCGCCCAGCTCTGAAACCACCACCATGGGCGCCGGTTCCGGAAGCACCCGCGGGTCCGCCTTGACCATCTCCATGAGGATGGACTGGACCTTGTCGAGGTCGTCGGAATAACTGACTCCGAAGGTCATGTCGCAACGACGGGTGTCGTTGGCCGTGACATTGGTGATATTGCCGGACATGATGCCCGCGTTCGGAACAATGATCTTCTTGTTGTCCGGAGTCTTCATCTCGGTCACGAGAATGCCGATCTCCTCGACAATCCCGGCGGCACCGCCCGCATCGATGAAATCACCGATCTTGAACGGCCGAAAAATGATGATGAGCACGCCTGCCGCGAAATTCGAGAGCGACCCCTGGAGGGCGAGACCGACGGCCAGGCCGGCGGCACCGATGATCGCCACCAGCGAGGTGGTCTGGATGCCCAGCTTGCCGATCGCCGCCAACACGACAAAGACGAGCAGGAGCGCGTACATCAGGCTGGACACAAACGAAGTCAGGGCCGGGTCGACCTCCTTCTTCTCCATCAGTCGCCTGACCGTCCGGGTCAGGAACTTCGCAATCCAGCGACCAATGACGAAGATGACAATGGCGGCCAGCAGGCGCAGACCCCATTCAATTCCCAGCTGTGTGAATTTCTCGATTTGTTCTTGGCTCATAGATGGTAAAGGTTCGCGGCGACGCTAAACACAGAATTCCGCGAGGGAAACCTCGAATCGAAAAAAATCACCCGACAGATGGCCGCACCGCGGCCGAACCCAGCTCGTAGATCGCGTATCCGGAAAACAGATTGGGCAGGAAGCGGCAAGGGGTCTTCCAATCACCCCGCAGGTAGACCCTGCGGTCCATCCCCACACCCGATTCTTCACAGAAATGCTCGAATTCGACCACCGAAACCGGATTGCTCGGGCGGCTGCCCGCCCATTCGCTCGGGTAGACGTCGTTGACCAGCCTCCGGCCATGCAAGGCCAGGCTGACCCGGTTCTTCCAATAGCCGTGATTGACAAAGCCGACCGTCAACTTCCGTCCCACCCGGAGGGCCTCCCCGATGACCCGTGCGGGGTGCGACAGCTCCTGCACGGTGCGTGAACAGAGGACATGATCGAAAAACCCGTCCGGAAACCGCTTCAGTAATACCTCCAGATCGCCCTGATAGGCTGACAGTCCGCGCCGGATACAGGCCGTCACCTTGGTGAAATCGGTATCAACGCCCA
This window of the Opitutaceae bacterium genome carries:
- the mtnA gene encoding S-methyl-5-thioribose-1-phosphate isomerase, which codes for MNVDGKPYRTIWREEETGRIWIIDQAALPHAFLLRPLDSAVDAARAISEMQVRGAPLIGATAAYGFALALQEAADDQAMEAARSLLLNTRPTAVNLRWALDRMKAAVADLPIQKRAAAALGEATRLCDEDVRMNESIGLHGLTVLRALADQADGRPLQILTHCNAGWLATVDWGTALAPVYKAHAAGIPIHVWVGETRPRNQGAALTAWELESHGIPHTLIVDNAGGHLMQTGKVDLCLVGTDRTTASGDVCNKIGTYLKALAAHDNGVPFYVALPSPTVDWTLGDGRRIPIEERSPREVTHLRGLDPAGRETEIRIAPEGSPAANYAFDLTPARLITGLITERGLVAASRAALAAMYPEFKYRGSRPDDD
- a CDS encoding HAD family hydrolase; this translates as MTIDSIGFDADDTLWHNEVIFEETHDRYCELLSRYHDARTVETTLHRTEMRNLELFGYGIKGFALSSIETAIRLTDGKISAEEIRSILDLAKAMMRHPVELLPDAATTVRRLAQDHHLILITKGDLRDQQRKIAKSGLAGYFTHTEVVAEKDRETYARILERARVRPERFVMVGNSIKSDILPVLDLGGIGVHIPYQTTWVHERAESPENHDRFFELASMTGLPELVSRLSSGHTATGPRGPNGRP
- a CDS encoding rod shape-determining protein, giving the protein MSTPEPAKAGEAAASAKPSPSPQTVRKASGKPIVLGFDFGTNKSSIITGAADSDDIQLGKIVPTVVGYVKEGIINGIIPGNAVVLFGEEALKNKLHVRLVNPLGDGVIQEREAAKTFVAHVRQLVDPSGDAEIRAVIGLPANAGHQAREDLRYAVAGSFDRILVIPEPFLAALGVRDDARVGQPNYVDPVNNSLFVDIGAGSTDLCLVQGVFPTAEDQISFPLAGDSIDEKILAAINQQYPESGLSLLKVRSIKEEHAYVGASRKPIDVKVLIGGKARTIELGDVIGNACNDLFHRVLQATKALIARASGDSIEQMLQNIIITGGGSQIKGIDTELQRHLVEEGYENPKVRPAGKDYQRYVAIGALKAARSAREAQWQYVLS
- a CDS encoding Dabb family protein → MITHVVVFWTDKPMEENRRKVADGARDLLGPIPGVLEFRSGVAVPSPRGVVDDSFAVAISMTFENQAAADLYQSHPLHVRFIEECVKPHVKRFVVYDFGA
- a CDS encoding N-acetyltransferase translates to MVTIRPAQPTDIPRLVDFNRALALETEGHELAEATLERGVRRLIERPEYGFYTVATRPDDPSEVIGCTLITFEWSDWRDGLIWWIQSVYVEKEWRGRGVFRALLDHLEKRGRQDPEVRGLRLYVEDENHQAHRTYDRLGLHSARYTVRQKLFDPG
- a CDS encoding ABC transporter ATP-binding protein produces the protein MDSPIIETKGLTKRFGNVVALDRVDLAVQPGRIGLLGPNGAGKTTLIKCLLQLENITEGSARLLGFEVGSDGREARTRAGYAPEIDCHIPGMAGCEYVTYCAQLSGLPFADARQRAHEMLDFVGMGQERYRQIDSYSTGMRQRVKLAQAIVHDPQLLFLDEPTNGLDPKGQEKMLELIHELGTRHGMSIVFSSHLLHEVEQVCEQIIIIGKGRVLVHDALQKLREQREGAAEISLAGRQEETLAAFRARDWPCQTLINGNLRVEHHSDSLNPILEVLREIGVTPIEMIPSPNALQEHFIEALKTAGS
- a CDS encoding ABC transporter ATP-binding protein, which produces MNAVIQAENLSRFYGIVMGLNNISFAIEPGLTGLVGPNGAGKTTLIRLVTGQIRPSSGRLHVFGRPPWDRPEILGRIGYCPEGDALHGGLTPIDWLVALGGLSGLDRASARRRAEATLDQVGLEPLHRGKLIAGFSKGMKQRVKLAQALLHRPDLLVLDEPMNGLDPMGRREIGDLLREEAARGVHILVSSHILPELESLCGRLVLMNWGRVLAAGSRQSIRNELQTWSERVTVRCDQPGALARSLLQRGLIRGFEIGSGGDSVSLVLERPAEFYDQLNDALLESGTAIREVRSETRSLHQIFERMTR
- a CDS encoding RNA polymerase sigma factor gives rise to the protein MAGTAQQVESSEELAERCQDGDTRAYATLLEQFGPRIFGFLLNRIGNAHDAEDLTQEVFVKAYRNIHRFDTTRPFGPWLFTIARRTAATFHRRRKPTEILAEDTVSDEAGPQNRAESEDDCRRIWAFARTLRPRHFEVLWLRYREDFTIPQVAESLGITLLNTKVLLHRARAELARKLEAAGFYHSSP